The Thermoplasma acidophilum DSM 1728 genome includes a window with the following:
- a CDS encoding diacylglycerol/lipid kinase family protein: protein MVSCGGDGTLNEVVNGIVNTDLAIAVLPMGTGSDFGKTIGIRNISDFLKAIKSGRTREVDLVAAQFANQSRRYFINILEIGFGAEVMNYVNSHKYLGRGSFKFGAFYMLSKMHPFNLRLIMDGKEYEFPTIEAIFANGRYFGGGMLASPYSEIDDGLLDVHVLKPFSRIRSAMNFRTIYDGSYLNRRICA from the coding sequence GTGGTTTCCTGTGGCGGCGACGGAACCCTGAACGAGGTAGTCAATGGCATAGTAAATACGGATCTGGCCATTGCAGTACTGCCCATGGGTACCGGTTCCGATTTCGGCAAGACGATCGGAATTAGAAACATTTCAGATTTTTTAAAAGCAATAAAGAGCGGAAGGACAAGAGAGGTCGATCTCGTCGCAGCCCAATTCGCCAACCAGAGCAGGAGGTACTTCATAAACATACTCGAAATAGGATTCGGTGCAGAGGTTATGAATTATGTCAATTCGCACAAATACCTCGGAAGGGGATCTTTCAAGTTCGGCGCCTTCTATATGCTCTCGAAGATGCACCCGTTTAACCTGAGGCTGATCATGGATGGAAAGGAATATGAATTTCCAACCATAGAGGCAATTTTCGCCAACGGAAGGTATTTTGGAGGGGGAATGTTAGCTTCTCCATATTCAGAAATAGACGACGGCCTGTTGGATGTGCATGTGTTGAAGCCGTTTTCCAGGATCAGATCAGCAATGAACTTTCGTACGATCTATGATGGCAGTTACCTGAATAGGAGGATATGCGCATAG
- a CDS encoding hydroxymethylglutaryl-CoA synthase: MSGIVTYGSYIPRYRIKPDEIARVWGENPDHIKNGIYILSKSVPAPDEDVATISVEAARNALKRKKIDPKEIGAIYVGSESHPYAVKPTATIVGSAIGVDFSLFAADYEFACKAGTAGMQNVKAMVDSGMIKYGLAIGADTSQGAPGDALEYSASAGGTAFIIGKDDTIAEINSTLSVASDTPDFWRREGQPYPSHGERFTGEPAYFRHVITAAKMMMERMETQPKDYDYVVFHQPNGKFPTRAAKMLGFEEKQYKDGLLTPYIGNTYSGSMMTGLSSILDVSKPGDHILAVSFGSGAGSDAFDITVTDRIEEMDRNRAPTIKKMLENVKWVDYAIYAKYKKKIIVGDGIE, from the coding sequence ATGTCAGGTATTGTAACCTACGGTTCATACATACCCAGGTATCGCATAAAGCCGGATGAGATAGCCAGGGTATGGGGAGAGAACCCGGATCATATAAAGAATGGCATATACATACTCAGCAAATCCGTGCCAGCACCGGACGAGGATGTCGCCACGATATCCGTTGAGGCTGCTCGGAATGCACTGAAGAGAAAGAAGATAGATCCCAAGGAGATCGGAGCCATATACGTCGGTTCTGAATCACACCCTTATGCTGTAAAGCCAACGGCGACAATTGTTGGATCGGCCATAGGCGTTGACTTCTCACTGTTCGCTGCAGATTACGAATTTGCGTGCAAGGCAGGCACCGCTGGAATGCAGAACGTAAAGGCCATGGTTGACTCCGGCATGATAAAATACGGGCTTGCCATCGGTGCGGATACCTCACAGGGAGCTCCCGGCGATGCCCTCGAGTATTCTGCATCTGCCGGAGGTACAGCTTTCATCATAGGAAAGGATGATACCATAGCCGAGATAAATTCGACACTTTCCGTAGCGTCCGATACGCCAGACTTCTGGAGGAGAGAGGGCCAGCCCTATCCGAGCCATGGAGAGAGGTTCACGGGCGAGCCTGCATACTTCAGGCACGTCATCACGGCGGCAAAGATGATGATGGAACGCATGGAAACGCAGCCCAAGGACTATGATTACGTTGTGTTCCACCAGCCAAATGGGAAGTTCCCGACCAGGGCCGCAAAGATGCTGGGCTTCGAGGAGAAGCAGTACAAGGACGGCCTTCTCACTCCGTACATAGGCAATACCTATTCAGGATCGATGATGACCGGCCTCTCCTCCATACTGGATGTGTCAAAGCCCGGTGACCACATACTGGCAGTTTCATTCGGATCCGGCGCAGGATCTGATGCATTCGACATAACTGTGACTGACAGGATCGAGGAGATGGACAGGAACAGGGCGCCGACCATAAAGAAGATGCTTGAGAATGTGAAGTGGGTTGATTACGCAATCTACGCGAAGTACAAGAAGAAGATAATAGTGGGTGATGGCATTGAGTGA
- a CDS encoding thiolase domain-containing protein, with amino-acid sequence MALSDVYIIGAGETKFGELWDKSLRDLAVEAGLEAIKDANIYSRDLQMLYASNSLAGTINEQSNIAALAADFSGIAETHVPAVRVEASTASGGAAVREAYLAIKSGEYDVVMVGGVEKMTDIYGSEIIDVQSSILDREWESFNGATPAALAAITARRYMHDFKVPREDIAMIAVNDHANASMNPDAQYRNKITVEQVINSDPVAEPLNVFDCSPISDGASAIILASDEYRKKNRLDGIRIVSSAMSEDYLALHSRKSIYTLESARIASKQALERAGIKKNDISFLELNDSYSIYGLLELEDLGFAEKGKGRELLGEIKINGSLPVNPSGGLKAKGNPLGATGVSQFYEAYLQLKGKAGQRQVKGARYGMLHNMAGTGATSVVHIVGE; translated from the coding sequence ATGGCATTGAGTGATGTGTACATCATTGGGGCAGGAGAAACAAAATTCGGTGAGCTCTGGGATAAGTCGCTCAGGGATCTGGCCGTTGAGGCCGGACTTGAGGCGATTAAGGATGCAAACATCTATTCCAGGGATCTGCAGATGCTCTATGCCAGCAACAGCCTTGCAGGCACTATAAACGAGCAGAGCAACATCGCTGCCCTTGCGGCGGATTTCTCCGGAATAGCGGAAACGCACGTGCCGGCAGTAAGGGTCGAGGCATCGACTGCGTCCGGAGGCGCGGCGGTGCGTGAGGCCTATCTGGCCATAAAGTCCGGCGAATACGACGTGGTCATGGTTGGCGGTGTGGAGAAGATGACCGACATATACGGATCTGAGATAATAGACGTGCAGTCCTCCATACTCGACAGGGAGTGGGAGAGCTTCAATGGCGCTACCCCGGCTGCGTTAGCGGCAATAACGGCACGCAGATACATGCACGACTTCAAGGTGCCCAGGGAGGATATTGCGATGATCGCTGTTAACGATCATGCCAACGCCTCCATGAACCCGGATGCCCAGTACAGAAACAAGATAACTGTGGAACAGGTTATCAACAGCGATCCGGTTGCAGAGCCGCTGAACGTCTTCGACTGCTCTCCGATCTCTGATGGGGCCTCAGCAATCATTCTTGCATCTGATGAGTACAGAAAGAAGAACAGGCTGGACGGAATAAGGATAGTTAGCTCCGCCATGTCGGAGGATTACCTTGCACTGCACAGCAGGAAATCAATATACACGCTGGAATCTGCGCGGATCGCCTCGAAGCAGGCCCTCGAAAGGGCAGGGATCAAGAAGAATGACATATCCTTCCTTGAACTCAACGATTCATACAGCATATACGGGCTCCTTGAACTTGAGGATCTTGGCTTTGCGGAGAAGGGCAAGGGCAGGGAACTTCTCGGAGAAATAAAGATAAACGGGAGCCTGCCTGTCAACCCGTCTGGAGGCCTAAAGGCCAAGGGAAACCCGCTCGGTGCAACGGGAGTATCGCAATTCTATGAGGCATATCTGCAGTTAAAGGGAAAGGCCGGGCAGAGGCAGGTCAAGGGTGCCAGGTATGGAATGCTTCACAACATGGCAGGAACTGGGGCGACGTCCGTCGTCCATATAGTGGGTGAGTGA
- a CDS encoding Zn-ribbon domain-containing OB-fold protein yields MGQLSRFWRESEHRYRLMGTRCENCGRVYFPPREVCPTCHRESIGKMKDLELSGEGVIESFTIVHEAPPRFSRQKPYVLALIKTEEGPMITGQIVDCDPSEVEIGKRVHAVFRRMGEDGDTGVIVYGYKFALD; encoded by the coding sequence ATGGGACAGCTATCAAGATTCTGGAGGGAAAGCGAGCACAGGTACAGGCTGATGGGAACCAGGTGCGAGAACTGCGGGCGCGTATACTTTCCGCCAAGGGAGGTATGCCCAACATGCCACAGGGAGTCCATAGGCAAGATGAAGGATCTGGAGCTCTCTGGAGAAGGCGTGATAGAGAGCTTCACCATAGTGCATGAGGCTCCGCCGAGGTTCTCCAGGCAGAAGCCATACGTTCTCGCCCTGATAAAGACTGAGGAGGGCCCGATGATCACGGGCCAGATCGTTGACTGCGATCCCTCAGAGGTTGAAATAGGAAAACGCGTCCATGCCGTTTTCAGGCGCATGGGTGAGGACGGAGATACCGGAGTGATCGTCTACGGATACAAGTTCGCTCTGGATTAA
- the rnhB gene encoding ribonuclease HII, with translation MTESERQCGIDEAGRGPVIGPMVISLVCCDLSFLKEIRVKDSKALTRKRRSELFEKIMGRCSVRYRILHPKDLNRMMAAESLNKIEEDEIVDLLRYADDLVYIDCYDVIEERAQEIIQMRSGRQVVCKHKADAIFPAVSAASIVSKVIRDAEIDRLHDRFGDFGSGYPSDPRTIDFLKKYLKENQDPSEIVRIHWSTVQRLLHSEKNQKKLF, from the coding sequence TTGACAGAATCAGAAAGGCAGTGTGGAATAGATGAGGCCGGTCGTGGCCCAGTTATAGGACCAATGGTTATATCGCTGGTGTGTTGTGATCTTTCATTTCTTAAGGAAATAAGGGTAAAGGACTCCAAGGCCCTGACCAGGAAGAGAAGATCAGAACTGTTTGAAAAGATCATGGGAAGATGCTCTGTTAGGTACAGGATACTCCATCCAAAGGATCTCAATAGGATGATGGCTGCCGAATCTCTGAACAAGATCGAGGAGGACGAGATAGTGGATCTGCTTCGTTACGCCGATGACCTGGTATACATAGATTGCTACGACGTGATAGAGGAGCGGGCACAGGAAATAATCCAGATGAGATCAGGCAGGCAGGTTGTCTGCAAACATAAGGCAGATGCCATATTTCCTGCAGTTTCTGCCGCTTCCATAGTATCGAAGGTCATAAGGGATGCGGAGATAGACAGGCTTCACGATAGATTCGGTGACTTCGGATCCGGATACCCATCCGATCCAAGGACGATAGATTTCCTGAAAAAATACCTAAAGGAGAACCAGGATCCATCCGAAATTGTGAGGATTCACTGGTCTACGGTTCAGCGTTTGCTGCATTCAGAAAAAAATCAGAAAAAATTATTTTAA